A single genomic interval of Bacteroidales bacterium harbors:
- a CDS encoding alpha-L-fucosidase has protein sequence NAQELKGDELKSMEKYDGIKGVNGIVAPELRLSNEQMKWWQDAKFGMFIHWGLYAIEGKGEWAMFNNKIPAEEYAKLAAQFNPQHFDADGWAKTAKDAGMKYMVLTARHHDGFALWNSPASYSHFNSYETAAHRDFIKEYTEACRKAGLAVGIYYSPMDWRFPGYFKPKELAENAALMKKQGYGQVEELMKNYGKIDILWYDGGWLAHNGTDADAAWFWEPVKLNKMVRSYQPDVVISPRSGWEGDFQCKEGGAKITGPIIYTPWEKCLNLNQTSWGYNEAQNLMSLKEILVMLVNTVDRGGNMLLNVGPDAQGRIPESHIARLKEVGDWLTQYGESIYGTRPGPFEPIDDVYGSVQKDNTIYIHLLTARDTLQLPPVAAKITYCKQLQGSSLRFAQDQNGITIFLDKLQPELNVSTLVLETQ, from the coding sequence TCAACGCCCAGGAGCTGAAAGGCGATGAATTAAAATCAATGGAGAAGTATGACGGAATTAAAGGCGTTAACGGAATTGTTGCCCCTGAACTAAGACTGTCAAATGAGCAGATGAAATGGTGGCAGGATGCAAAGTTCGGAATGTTTATCCATTGGGGACTGTATGCCATTGAAGGAAAAGGTGAATGGGCTATGTTCAACAACAAGATTCCCGCAGAGGAATATGCAAAACTTGCCGCACAATTTAACCCTCAGCATTTTGATGCCGATGGTTGGGCAAAGACTGCAAAGGACGCGGGTATGAAATACATGGTTTTGACCGCCCGTCATCATGACGGATTTGCCTTATGGAATAGTCCTGCCAGCTACTCTCACTTTAACAGTTATGAAACGGCAGCACACAGGGATTTTATAAAAGAGTATACAGAAGCATGCCGAAAAGCCGGATTGGCTGTCGGTATTTACTATTCTCCCATGGATTGGCGTTTCCCCGGCTATTTCAAACCAAAAGAACTGGCCGAAAATGCCGCGTTGATGAAGAAACAAGGTTACGGGCAGGTAGAAGAATTAATGAAAAACTATGGAAAGATCGATATTCTTTGGTACGATGGAGGATGGCTCGCACATAACGGTACTGATGCTGACGCTGCATGGTTCTGGGAACCTGTTAAATTGAATAAAATGGTCAGGAGCTATCAGCCCGATGTGGTAATCAGCCCGCGTTCAGGATGGGAAGGGGATTTTCAATGCAAGGAAGGAGGAGCTAAAATAACAGGCCCAATTATTTATACACCCTGGGAGAAATGTTTAAACCTCAACCAGACCAGTTGGGGCTACAATGAAGCACAAAACCTGATGTCATTGAAAGAAATCCTGGTTATGCTTGTCAATACGGTGGACCGGGGTGGAAACATGCTGCTTAATGTAGGCCCTGATGCACAGGGTCGAATCCCTGAATCGCATATTGCCCGTCTCAAAGAAGTGGGTGACTGGCTGACTCAATATGGTGAAAGTATTTATGGCACAAGGCCCGGACCCTTTGAGCCGATTGATGATGTATATGGTTCGGTTCAGAAGGACAATACGATTTACATTCACCTCCTTACAGCCAGGGATACCCTTCAATTACCTCCTGTTGCAGCAAAAATTACTTATTGTAAACAACTGCAAGGTTCGTCACTGCGTTTTGCACAGGATCAAAACGGCATTACTATTTTTTTAGACAAACTTCAACCTGAGTTAAATGTGAGTACGCTAGTTCTCGAAACACAATAA
- a CDS encoding GreA/GreB family elongation factor produces MGTTVRNIASLDYLRLINLIYNDVRQQEIPCENLHHLYLMLETARKVKSESIPQNIVTMNSNVVVKFVRSGEVKTVKIVYPNDPSLNKAENSIPVYNPLAISILGHKEHDICFSKSGAGEEPVIIDKILFQPEAHKLYNL; encoded by the coding sequence ATGGGTACTACAGTAAGAAACATCGCGAGTCTCGATTATCTCAGGCTGATTAATTTGATTTATAACGATGTCAGGCAACAGGAAATTCCTTGTGAAAACCTGCATCATCTTTACCTGATGCTTGAAACGGCCAGGAAAGTAAAATCTGAAAGCATTCCCCAGAATATAGTTACAATGAATTCAAACGTTGTGGTTAAATTCGTAAGATCGGGTGAAGTCAAAACAGTGAAGATCGTTTATCCCAATGATCCGAGTCTCAATAAAGCCGAAAACAGCATACCGGTATACAATCCGCTGGCTATTTCAATACTTGGCCATAAGGAACACGACATCTGCTTCAGCAAAAGCGGGGCTGGTGAGGAGCCTGTAATTATCGACAAGATCCTCTTCCAGCCCGAGGCGCATAAGCTATATAACCTGTAG
- a CDS encoding exodeoxyribonuclease III encodes MERLRILSWNVNGIRSQIGKDFYNTVRNLNPDILCLQETKAQYENMPDLTKELPAYEMYLNAAVQKGYAGTAVLSKVKPLYQTKDIGMEKHDQEGRVINLEFESFYLVNVYVPNSGQELKRLDYRKEWDEEFLNHIKKLDTKKPVIVIGDLNVAHEPIDLARPKENYNKVAGYTQVEIDGFKKLTEAGFVDTFRHLYKDKVQYTYWSQRFNARAKNVGWRIDYFIVSKRFVSNVKDSFILDQVMGSDHCPLGIDIEV; translated from the coding sequence ATGGAGCGATTAAGAATACTTTCATGGAATGTGAACGGAATACGTTCGCAGATTGGCAAGGATTTTTACAATACCGTAAGAAACCTTAACCCGGATATCCTTTGCCTTCAGGAAACCAAAGCACAGTATGAAAATATGCCGGATCTCACAAAGGAACTTCCTGCTTATGAAATGTATCTTAATGCCGCCGTTCAGAAGGGGTATGCCGGAACAGCAGTGCTTTCGAAGGTTAAGCCCCTTTACCAGACAAAAGATATCGGCATGGAAAAGCATGACCAGGAAGGCAGGGTCATCAATCTTGAATTTGAATCCTTCTACCTTGTCAATGTATATGTTCCGAATTCAGGCCAGGAATTGAAACGGCTCGATTACAGGAAAGAATGGGATGAGGAATTCCTCAATCACATTAAAAAGCTGGATACGAAAAAACCGGTCATTGTAATCGGCGATCTGAATGTGGCTCATGAACCGATCGACCTTGCCCGGCCAAAGGAGAATTATAATAAGGTGGCCGGTTATACCCAGGTTGAAATCGACGGTTTTAAAAAACTCACGGAAGCCGGTTTTGTGGATACATTCAGGCACCTTTACAAAGATAAGGTTCAGTATACGTATTGGTCACAGCGGTTTAATGCAAGGGCTAAGAATGTGGGGTGGAGGATCGATTATTTTATAGTGAGCAAAAGATTTGTCAGTAACGTAAAAGATTCATTTATTCTCGACCAGGTGATGGGATCCGACCATTGTCCGTTAGGAATCGACATTGAGGTATAA
- a CDS encoding undecaprenyl-diphosphate phosphatase yields MNLFQSIIIAIVEGITEFLPVSSTGHMIITQKLLGVEPGEFANLFTVNIQLGAILSVVVLYWKRFTEPLKNSAVDNSAPLVSRLTQKFDFYLKLFVAFLPAAVFGFIFIGYINKMLENVVVVAISLVAGGIVLIFVDNWFKKPAEDQAVTYPKALKIGLFQVISMIPGVSRAAATIIGGLTQKLNRKNAAEFSFFLAVPTMLAASLYELLKTYSNITSDNIKILLIGNAVAFIVAMIAIKGFIAFLTKHGFKVFGYYRIVVGLIILIMLALGYNLNIIG; encoded by the coding sequence ATGAACCTGTTTCAAAGCATTATCATCGCCATTGTAGAAGGAATCACTGAATTTCTTCCTGTTTCAAGTACCGGACATATGATCATAACCCAGAAGTTGCTGGGCGTTGAACCGGGTGAATTTGCCAATTTATTTACAGTAAATATTCAGCTGGGAGCTATCCTGTCGGTTGTTGTGCTATACTGGAAAAGATTTACGGAACCCCTTAAAAACAGTGCTGTTGATAATTCGGCTCCCCTTGTTTCCAGGTTAACGCAAAAATTTGATTTTTATCTGAAGCTTTTTGTGGCATTCCTTCCTGCTGCGGTGTTTGGCTTTATTTTTATAGGCTATATAAACAAAATGCTTGAGAATGTTGTTGTTGTCGCCATATCGCTTGTTGCCGGAGGGATCGTTTTGATTTTCGTGGATAACTGGTTCAAAAAACCGGCCGAAGATCAGGCAGTTACCTATCCGAAAGCGCTAAAAATAGGTTTATTCCAGGTGATTTCCATGATTCCGGGTGTTTCAAGGGCTGCGGCCACAATTATCGGGGGACTTACTCAGAAGCTAAACCGTAAAAATGCGGCCGAATTTTCATTTTTTCTTGCTGTTCCCACTATGTTGGCTGCGTCGTTGTATGAATTACTAAAAACCTATTCAAATATCACATCGGATAATATTAAGATTTTACTTATAGGGAACGCTGTGGCTTTTATTGTTGCCATGATTGCGATTAAGGGTTTTATTGCCTTTCTTACAAAGCATGGTTTCAAAGTTTTCGGCTATTACCGGATCGTTGTCGGTCTTATCATATTGATCATGCTGGCTCTCGGATATAATTTGAACATTATCGGATAA
- a CDS encoding ATP-binding protein, giving the protein MKNNSLPLKVGLLMFLFAILVSAAGYLAYRNLSLIVASIQLKTRPDLKLVMIKEISTDLDKAESSVRVYRLTQQQEDIRPYYDIIGNIDKKIDSLRAASAEDTTLLHQVDTISSLIEDYMLVWNDMIDMYHNDSLDIYVRELVGKIAVETLKEQQDTSPRKSILKRVFSRKAIKEEEAQKALAREQAREQTRQKIMRDLDLMEQRKIQKDSLMLQKESRLAVTGNEIREWLYLVIARMETEVTDSVKANSHAADLLARKTYKWLALFSAVASLLIISVIIVVIRFVRKTREYQEALEQSKQETEKLAKAKELFLANMSHEIRTPVNAIYGFSEQLLHKDLDGETYKMAGVIQSTSQHLVRIVNDLLDFSKLQNATVELEKTHFSLPALLEDLKLLFLNDALSNYTDLSVTISDNTPAFVYGDSHRLKQILLNLTGNAIKFTRNGMVQIKARAENKSGRSFDLCLDVKDTGIGISKEMQDKVFEDFTQAEAGTNRKFGGTGLGLSIVKKLVELHNGSVTLESEPGRGTLISVRLPYLIGEEIKSTITQKTLPVSAELRNLSILVVDDEEYNRMLFSTIFKRWQLRFDEAGDGFTAIEKIKTGGFNIVFMDNRMPGPDGLETVQFIRNKLGFDSHKLPVIATSATWSEEDKSGMLKSGMNAFLPKPFNEKMLLDTITSVIHNQSSGLTGQPEIKEETPKNTTLNLDNVYHLANNDVSFVRQLLESFIETTEKGISGLEQAVKDNNVQDIYEIAHKISAPCKHVGADFLYSNLKLIENTAKSGEYSEELVRLSDESSHEFTIVKRELQKHMESL; this is encoded by the coding sequence ATGAAAAACAATTCATTACCGTTAAAGGTAGGACTTCTCATGTTCCTGTTTGCCATCCTGGTTTCTGCTGCCGGTTATTTGGCTTATAGGAACCTGTCGCTTATTGTGGCTTCCATACAATTAAAAACAAGGCCCGACCTGAAGCTTGTGATGATTAAAGAAATTTCAACCGACCTAGATAAAGCGGAGAGCAGTGTAAGAGTTTACCGCCTGACCCAACAACAGGAGGATATACGGCCATATTACGATATCATAGGAAATATTGATAAGAAAATCGATTCGTTAAGGGCAGCCAGTGCGGAAGACACTACACTTCTCCACCAGGTGGACACAATCAGCAGCCTGATTGAAGATTATATGCTGGTGTGGAACGATATGATTGATATGTATCATAATGATTCACTCGATATTTATGTAAGGGAGCTAGTTGGAAAAATTGCAGTGGAAACCCTGAAAGAACAACAGGACACTTCTCCGAGAAAAAGCATCCTGAAGCGTGTTTTCAGCAGAAAAGCCATAAAAGAGGAGGAAGCTCAGAAAGCACTGGCAAGGGAACAGGCCAGGGAGCAGACAAGACAGAAAATTATGCGGGATCTTGACCTGATGGAGCAGCGGAAAATTCAAAAGGATTCACTTATGCTTCAAAAGGAATCAAGGTTGGCTGTAACCGGCAATGAAATCCGTGAGTGGCTTTACCTTGTCATAGCCCGGATGGAAACAGAAGTGACCGATTCAGTGAAGGCTAATTCCCATGCTGCAGACCTGCTTGCCCGGAAAACGTATAAGTGGCTTGCCCTTTTTTCAGCAGTAGCTTCGCTGTTGATTATCTCCGTCATCATCGTGGTGATACGCTTTGTTCGCAAAACAAGGGAATACCAGGAAGCCCTTGAACAATCGAAGCAGGAAACCGAAAAACTGGCTAAAGCGAAAGAGTTGTTCCTGGCCAATATGAGTCATGAAATCAGAACTCCCGTGAATGCCATTTATGGTTTTTCGGAACAGTTGCTTCATAAAGATCTCGACGGGGAAACGTATAAAATGGCCGGTGTCATTCAATCCACATCACAACATCTTGTGCGCATTGTAAACGATCTGCTTGATTTTTCAAAACTGCAGAACGCCACAGTTGAACTCGAGAAAACACATTTCAGTCTCCCTGCGCTCCTCGAAGACCTTAAACTGCTCTTCCTGAACGATGCCCTGTCGAATTATACTGACTTGTCGGTAACCATCAGTGACAACACGCCTGCTTTTGTGTATGGCGATTCACACCGGTTAAAGCAGATCCTGCTGAATCTTACAGGGAATGCAATCAAGTTCACCCGTAACGGTATGGTACAGATAAAGGCCCGGGCCGAAAACAAAAGCGGTCGTTCATTTGATCTTTGCCTGGATGTAAAAGATACCGGTATAGGTATCAGCAAGGAAATGCAGGATAAGGTCTTTGAAGATTTCACCCAGGCAGAAGCCGGAACCAACAGGAAATTCGGCGGTACCGGCCTGGGTCTTTCCATTGTTAAAAAGCTTGTGGAACTTCATAACGGCAGCGTTACTCTTGAAAGTGAACCCGGACGGGGAACCCTCATCAGCGTAAGGCTTCCTTATTTAATTGGCGAAGAAATTAAGAGTACGATTACGCAAAAAACCCTTCCTGTTTCTGCTGAATTAAGAAATCTCAGCATTCTTGTAGTGGATGATGAAGAGTATAACCGTATGTTGTTTTCAACCATTTTTAAAAGATGGCAACTACGCTTTGACGAGGCCGGTGATGGTTTTACAGCCATTGAGAAAATTAAAACTGGCGGATTCAATATCGTATTCATGGATAACAGGATGCCCGGCCCCGATGGTCTCGAAACCGTTCAATTTATCCGGAATAAACTGGGCTTTGATTCACATAAATTGCCTGTGATTGCCACCTCGGCCACCTGGTCGGAAGAAGATAAGTCGGGTATGCTCAAAAGTGGCATGAATGCCTTTCTACCCAAACCTTTTAATGAAAAAATGCTGCTGGACACCATCACCTCGGTTATTCATAATCAATCCTCCGGCTTAACCGGGCAGCCTGAAATCAAAGAGGAAACACCGAAGAATACAACGCTGAACCTTGACAATGTTTACCATCTTGCCAATAACGATGTTTCCTTTGTAAGGCAACTACTTGAATCATTTATCGAAACCACTGAAAAGGGTATTTCAGGTCTTGAACAGGCTGTAAAAGACAATAATGTGCAGGATATTTACGAAATTGCCCACAAAATTTCAGCGCCATGCAAACATGTAGGTGCCGACTTTTTATATTCGAATCTCAAACTGATTGAGAACACGGCAAAAAGCGGCGAGTATTCAGAAGAGCTTGTAAGACTTTCGGATGAATCGTCACATGAATTCACGATTGTGAAAAGAGAATTGCAGAAGCACATGGAGAGCCTATGA
- a CDS encoding sigma-54 dependent transcriptional regulator, with protein sequence MKTDNSVLIYVVEDNDWYNKLLVHTLSLNPDYEVKSFFNGKDFLNSLHETPDIVTLDYRLPDTNGTELLKRIKEDYPDIQVVLISEQDDINTVIELLKLGAKDYIIKSNDIRDRLLNTVQNIRKEMGLLVEISKLKKEVQKKYDFKNSILGESKNMDVVYEMIEKARNTNINVSVYGETGTGKELVAKAIHYNSKRKDKSFVAINVAAVPAELMESELFGHEKGAFTGATYRRVGKFEEANGGTLFLDEIAEMDPALQVKLLRALQEREIVRVGSNQTIKTDCRIIVATNKNLKEEVKKGKFREDLYYRIIGLPIELPSLRERGNDILLLAKHFIEQFSRENGLPLKKLSEGAQRKLIDYRYPGNIRELKAIIELAVTLSDFDEIRPSDIILDSDKPADVIDDHKELTLRDYELKIINSYLKKYNNDIKLVAQKLDIGVSTIYRLMKEMNPELPK encoded by the coding sequence ATGAAAACAGATAATTCGGTACTCATATATGTGGTAGAGGATAACGACTGGTATAACAAGCTCCTTGTGCATACGCTGTCGCTGAATCCTGATTATGAAGTGAAATCGTTTTTTAACGGAAAGGATTTCCTGAACAGCCTGCATGAAACTCCGGACATTGTAACACTCGATTACCGGTTGCCCGATACGAACGGCACTGAACTGCTGAAACGCATAAAGGAGGATTATCCCGACATCCAGGTAGTGCTGATATCAGAGCAGGATGATATTAATACGGTTATCGAACTGCTGAAACTGGGAGCCAAGGATTATATCATCAAATCAAACGATATCAGGGACCGGTTGCTGAACACCGTGCAGAACATACGGAAGGAAATGGGTTTGCTGGTTGAAATATCCAAGCTGAAGAAAGAAGTTCAGAAAAAGTACGATTTCAAAAATAGCATCCTCGGCGAAAGCAAAAATATGGATGTGGTGTATGAGATGATTGAAAAAGCCCGGAATACGAATATCAATGTATCGGTTTATGGCGAAACCGGAACAGGGAAGGAACTTGTTGCCAAAGCCATTCATTATAATTCGAAAAGAAAAGACAAATCATTTGTTGCCATTAATGTGGCTGCTGTTCCGGCTGAACTTATGGAAAGCGAACTTTTCGGTCATGAGAAAGGTGCATTTACAGGCGCCACTTACAGGCGTGTGGGTAAATTTGAAGAAGCAAACGGAGGAACCCTTTTCCTTGATGAAATTGCCGAAATGGATCCTGCCCTGCAGGTCAAACTCCTGAGAGCATTGCAGGAAAGGGAGATTGTGAGGGTTGGCAGCAATCAGACCATTAAAACGGATTGCCGGATCATTGTGGCCACCAACAAAAATCTGAAAGAAGAAGTAAAAAAAGGAAAATTCCGCGAAGATCTCTACTACAGGATAATTGGACTTCCCATTGAATTACCTTCCCTGAGGGAGAGGGGAAATGATATCCTTCTTCTGGCCAAACATTTCATCGAACAATTCAGTCGTGAAAACGGTCTGCCACTTAAAAAACTTTCTGAAGGAGCACAAAGGAAACTGATCGATTACAGGTATCCCGGAAACATCAGGGAATTAAAGGCGATTATTGAGCTGGCTGTCACCCTGTCGGATTTCGATGAAATACGGCCGTCGGATATTATTCTCGATTCTGATAAACCGGCTGATGTTATTGATGATCATAAGGAGTTAACTCTCCGTGATTATGAATTGAAGATTATCAACTCTTACTTAAAGAAATACAACAATGACATCAAGCTTGTAGCGCAGAAACTGGATATCGGTGTATCTACCATTTACAGGCTGATGAAGGAAATGAATCCGGAATTGCCAAAATGA
- a CDS encoding ATP-binding cassette domain-containing protein, with amino-acid sequence MDINRITILGGKGKDQSREKVLQVEFNMGDIISIVGPTGCGKTTLINDIELFANQNTPSDRRILINNEPVPDDFTFDPVKHPIALISQHTNFLSDLPVGEFLTIHAKVRGATDVEKVVDETIGFANQLTGEAIIKDTAMTELSGGQTRSLLIADAVIIGNSPIILLDEIENAGIHKTRALELLKAYRKIFVFVTHDPAIALLSDFRIVMRNGAMQKVLRSDDNEQEVAKKLRDLDDVILHFRSLIRAGEKISSGILNEIATLN; translated from the coding sequence ATGGATATCAACAGAATAACCATATTGGGTGGAAAAGGAAAAGATCAATCCCGTGAGAAAGTTTTGCAGGTTGAATTCAACATGGGAGACATAATCAGCATTGTGGGCCCTACCGGTTGCGGTAAAACAACTCTGATTAACGATATTGAATTATTTGCGAATCAGAACACTCCTTCTGACAGGCGAATACTAATTAATAATGAACCGGTTCCTGATGATTTCACGTTTGATCCGGTAAAACATCCGATCGCGCTGATCTCACAGCACACTAATTTTTTAAGTGATCTTCCGGTGGGCGAATTCCTGACAATACACGCTAAAGTGCGGGGTGCAACTGATGTGGAGAAAGTTGTTGATGAAACTATCGGGTTTGCCAACCAATTAACGGGTGAAGCCATTATAAAAGATACCGCCATGACTGAGCTATCAGGAGGCCAGACCCGTTCACTGCTCATTGCCGATGCAGTAATCATAGGTAATTCCCCGATTATCCTTCTTGATGAAATTGAAAATGCAGGCATTCATAAAACCCGTGCCCTTGAATTGCTTAAAGCTTACCGGAAAATATTTGTATTTGTGACACACGATCCGGCTATTGCGCTTTTATCGGATTTCAGAATCGTTATGAGGAACGGGGCCATGCAAAAAGTTCTGAGATCAGACGATAATGAACAGGAAGTAGCTAAAAAGCTCAGGGATCTGGATGATGTTATCCTGCACTTCAGAAGCCTCATAAGGGCCGGTGAGAAAATAAGCTCGGGAATATTGAATGAAATAGCCACTCTTAATTAA
- a CDS encoding GTP-binding protein, whose product MKLIIFAGPPTCGKTTVIRQVIRRIIARNLKPAYIKIDVLYANEDELIRSEFNIPVKKIYSGELCPDHCNVVVLDEAVEWAEQQQSDYLFVETAGLCLRCSPYVENSLGVVVLEATSGMNLPRKIGPMLTLADTCVITKIDLISQAEREVFRYRVLETAKKTTVVESNALYGIGIDPIVNQILKTTDIQFPMYLRGNPPVGTCTICVGKKEIGAKNHFGVLRTMEQELFYIGE is encoded by the coding sequence ATGAAGCTGATAATTTTTGCCGGACCTCCTACATGCGGAAAGACGACCGTAATTCGCCAGGTGATCAGGCGTATCATTGCCCGTAATTTAAAACCGGCCTATATCAAAATTGATGTTCTTTATGCCAATGAAGATGAGTTAATCAGGTCGGAATTCAACATACCGGTTAAGAAAATATATTCCGGCGAATTATGTCCCGATCACTGCAACGTGGTTGTCCTGGACGAAGCCGTTGAATGGGCCGAACAACAGCAATCGGATTACCTTTTTGTGGAAACCGCTGGTCTTTGCCTGCGTTGTTCACCATATGTTGAAAATTCGCTGGGCGTTGTTGTGCTTGAAGCAACAAGCGGGATGAACCTTCCCCGTAAAATAGGGCCCATGCTGACATTGGCAGATACCTGTGTTATTACAAAAATAGATCTTATATCACAGGCCGAAAGGGAAGTTTTCCGGTACAGGGTGCTTGAAACAGCAAAGAAAACCACAGTTGTTGAAAGCAATGCATTATACGGAATCGGAATTGATCCGATTGTAAATCAAATTCTGAAGACCACTGACATACAGTTTCCAATGTACCTGAGGGGGAATCCGCCGGTGGGAACCTGCACCATCTGTGTGGGGAAAAAGGAAATTGGTGCTAAAAACCATTTCGGGGTATTACGAACCATGGAACAGGAGCTCTTTTACATTGGAGAATAA
- a CDS encoding cysteine desulfurase family protein, which produces MKRIYLDNAATTSLDPEILDAMVRCYTEFYGNASSLHSFGTKAREILDHSRATIAASIGANPEEIFFTSGGTEANNMAVKGIAFANRHKGNHIIVSSIEHDCILNACKWLETQGFFITYIPVDSFGTIDRDMLRNLITPRTILVSVMYANNEIGTIQPVEDIGKMCRELGIPFHSDACQAYGKMPINVTRDKTDLMTINAHKIYGPKGVGALYVRKGISITPLLHGGGQENGLRASTENIPGIAGFAKAVRLFLPEINERAMKLTRLQKLLSNALMDSYDNVYILGHPEERIPGHLSFSFHGLEGETMRLLLLLDEAGIAVSAGSACSSNDRTHTSHVLQAIGLNQFEARGAIRISMGKNTTENDIRSFIQTLSDSVKKLNSIFTY; this is translated from the coding sequence ATGAAAAGAATATACCTTGATAACGCCGCTACAACCAGCCTTGATCCTGAAATCCTGGATGCAATGGTCCGCTGTTATACCGAGTTCTATGGTAATGCCTCCAGCCTGCATTCATTTGGAACCAAAGCAAGGGAGATACTCGATCATTCCAGGGCGACTATAGCTGCTTCAATCGGGGCAAATCCTGAAGAAATTTTCTTTACATCAGGAGGCACTGAAGCCAATAATATGGCCGTTAAAGGCATTGCTTTTGCAAACCGGCATAAAGGAAATCACATCATAGTTTCATCCATCGAGCATGATTGTATTTTAAATGCCTGTAAATGGCTTGAAACGCAGGGTTTTTTTATTACCTATATTCCGGTTGACTCCTTCGGTACCATTGACAGGGATATGCTCAGGAACCTGATAACCCCCAGGACAATCCTGGTTTCGGTAATGTATGCAAATAACGAGATAGGAACCATCCAGCCTGTTGAAGATATTGGGAAGATGTGCAGAGAGCTTGGAATTCCCTTTCATTCCGATGCCTGCCAGGCCTATGGAAAAATGCCAATCAATGTAACAAGGGATAAAACAGACCTGATGACAATCAATGCTCATAAGATTTATGGGCCTAAAGGTGTCGGGGCCTTATATGTGAGAAAAGGGATTAGCATCACTCCTCTTTTGCATGGCGGAGGACAGGAAAACGGATTGCGGGCTTCCACTGAAAACATACCCGGGATAGCTGGTTTTGCTAAGGCTGTCAGGCTGTTTCTCCCTGAAATCAATGAACGGGCCATGAAATTAACCCGGTTACAAAAACTGCTTAGTAATGCTCTGATGGATTCGTATGATAATGTTTATATTCTCGGGCATCCTGAAGAACGAATACCGGGACATCTTTCATTCAGCTTTCATGGTCTTGAAGGAGAGACAATGCGATTGTTGCTGCTTCTTGATGAGGCCGGTATAGCGGTTTCAGCCGGATCGGCCTGTTCTTCAAACGACAGGACACATACTTCGCATGTACTCCAGGCTATAGGCCTTAATCAGTTTGAAGCCAGGGGGGCAATTCGCATCAGTATGGGCAAAAACACAACTGAAAACGATATAAGGAGCTTTATTCAAACCTTATCCGATTCCGTTAAAAAGCTCAATTCAATATTCACCTATTAA
- a CDS encoding (Fe-S)-binding protein — translation MEPTFSIQKTTLELLPNLNCGACGYKTCVDFAGAVDSDETAIEKCIHAKKAVTRVQNQHNCLTCSFSENLGEKLDWKDSLQRDFDFILDVFDGEPGPKETILPYNPTLVKELGVKKGDVMIGRPMGMSCGCPVTHCGVVSDVDPRNGVIFWNVTGPLRPRSEGFIDIGYYVSQAYEGIIKESREEIKLGRRYWFLPRRCMLQWRHSGLVNAVVKLRDGSYKVRIEGLLIG, via the coding sequence ATGGAACCTACTTTTTCAATACAGAAAACTACGCTTGAATTATTACCCAACCTGAATTGTGGCGCCTGCGGCTATAAAACCTGTGTTGATTTTGCCGGTGCTGTAGATTCAGATGAAACAGCAATTGAAAAGTGCATACACGCAAAGAAGGCCGTGACCCGGGTACAAAATCAGCATAATTGCCTGACTTGCTCATTCTCAGAAAATCTTGGAGAAAAGCTGGACTGGAAGGACAGTTTGCAGCGTGATTTTGATTTTATACTCGATGTTTTTGACGGTGAGCCCGGGCCTAAAGAAACCATTCTACCTTACAATCCAACACTCGTGAAGGAATTAGGGGTAAAGAAAGGTGATGTTATGATCGGCAGGCCCATGGGTATGTCATGCGGTTGTCCGGTAACCCATTGCGGTGTGGTTTCGGATGTCGATCCCCGAAACGGTGTAATTTTCTGGAATGTCACTGGTCCACTTCGCCCGCGGTCTGAAGGCTTTATTGATATCGGATATTATGTTTCACAGGCTTATGAAGGAATAATCAAAGAATCGCGTGAGGAAATTAAATTAGGCCGCCGTTACTGGTTCCTCCCCCGTCGTTGCATGCTGCAATGGCGGCACAGTGGACTTGTTAATGCGGTTGTAAAATTAAGGGATGGAAGCTATAAAGTGAGGATTGAAGGATTGCTGATTGGTTAA